The genomic stretch GTGGCAACGGCGATGCGCACCGGCTTGTCGCGGGTCTCGTAATCCCTGAACGGGAACAGGCCCGAGCCGAGGAAGAGGTTGGACGTCGGGCAGTGGACGGCGACCGCGCCGGTCTCGTGAAGCAGGTCGCGTTCGCGCTCGGACAGGTGGATCGCGTGGCCGAGCAGGGTCTTCGCGCCGAGCAGATCGTAGCGGGCGTAGATATCGGTATAGTCCTGCGCTTCCGGATAAAGCTCCAGCGCGCGCTCGATTTCCGCCGTGTTTTCGGAAAGATGCGTCTGGATATGCAGGTCGGGAAACTCCCGCGCCAGCGCTCCGGTCACTTCCATCTGTTCATGCGAGGAGGTCAGCGCGAAGCGCGGCGAGATGACCACGTGGTTGCGCGCCTTGCCGTGCCAGTCGGCAATCACCGCCCTGGTGTCGTCATAGGCCGATTGCGGCGTGTCGGTCAGCGCTTCCGGCGCGTTGCAGTCCATCAGCACCTTGCCGCCGAGCATCAGCATGTTGCGTTTCGACGCTTCGGCGAAATACGCGTCCGCCGATGCCTTGTGCACCGAGCAATAGGCAACCGCCGTGGTCGTGCCCTGGCGGATCATCTCATCGAAGAAGGAAACGGCGATGCGGGCGCCGTGGGCGGGATCGGAAAAGCGCTGCTCCTCGACGAAGGTGTAGGTATTGAGCCATTCCAGAAGATTGGCGGCATAGGAGCCGACCACCTGCATCTGCGGAAAGTGAAGATGCGTGTCGATCAGGCCGGGCAGGATCAGCTTCGGCCGGTGGTCGATGATCTCCGCGCCCTCCGGCGCATCGAGCAGTACGGTTTCAAATGGCCCGAACGCCAAAATGCGGCCCTCTGAAATCAGCAGGCCGCCGTCGTCTTCGTAAACATAGCTTTCGGCGTCGGAAATCGACTGAGGCCGGCGGCTGAAGCTCAAAAGCCGGCCTCTCAGGATGCGTGGCGGTGTCATTCAGCCTTCTTTCCGCTGGTGCTGGACCTGTACCAGGCCACCAGTTTTTGTCGCTCGTCATCCGTCATGCTGGTGACATTGCCGGGCGGCATGGCATGGCTGCGGCCGGCCTGCAAGTAAATCTGGTTCGCGCGCGCGGCGATTTCGGCGTCGGTCTCGAAGCGCACGTTCAGCGGCGGACGGTGAATGCCCTCATAGACGGGTTCTGCCATGTGGCACATCGAACAGCGAGTCGAGACGACTTCCTTCGCGGCGGCGAAATGCGCGTCCTCGGCAAACTTCTCGAAGGCGGGGGCCACCGCCATGTCGGAATTTTCCGACTTGAAGAACTGCGGCGAGGTGGAGAGCCACATGATCACGATGAAGATGATCGCCGTCAGCAGCCAGGTCCAGTTCGGCTCGCCCTTGCGGGCATGCACGGTGTTGAAATAGTGCCTTATGGTCACGCCCATCAGGAATACCAGCGAGGCGATGATCCAGCTGTATGTGGTCGCGAACGCCAGCGGATAGTGGTTCGACAGCATGAAGAAGATGACCGGCAGCGTCAGGTAGTTGTTGTGGAGCGAGCGCTGCTTGGCCTCCTTGCCGAGCTTCGGATCGGGCGTCTTTCCGGCCTTCAGGTCGGCCACCACGATCTTCTGGTTGGGGATGATCACGAAGAACACATTGGCGGTCATGATCGTCGCGGTGAACGCGCCCATGTGCAGGAAGGCGGCGCGGCCGGTGAAGAGGTGCGAGTAGCCCCAGGCCATGAACACCAGCAGCACGTAGAGCAGCAGCATCAGCCCGATCGTGTGCTTGCCGAGCGGGGACTTGCAGAGATAGTGGTAGAACAGCCAGCCGATCGACAGCGATGCCAGCGAGATCAGGATCGCGACCGGGGCGGAGACGTCGAGCACGCTGCGATTGACCAGGAACAGGTCCGCGCCGCCGTAATAGACCAGCGCCAGCATCAGGAAGCCGGACATCCAGGTGAAATAGGATTCCCACTTGAACCAGATCAGGTGCTCCGGCATATGCGCCGGCGCGACCATGTATTTCTGTATATTGTAGAACCCGCCGCCATGGACCTGCCATTCCTCGCCGGAAACGCCTTCCGGCAGCCCAGGACGGGCGACCAGACCGAGATCGAGCGCGATGAAATAAAAGGAAGAGCCGATCCAGGCGATGGCGGTGATGACATGCAGCCAGCGCACGGTGAATTGCGCCCATTCCCAGATGATGGCGAGTTCAAACATAAATTGTGCCCCCGATAGTCAGATGTCGGAATGATGCGAAATTTCGGCGCGAAAAAAAAGAGCCGTCATGCGAAGAAAAGAAATTAGTTAAGGCTTTTCAGGTCTTTGCCCGTTCCGCGGGCAGCGTGCCCGCTTTTGCGGCAGAAATGACGTGGATAAGTTCGCTTGCAACCAAGGCGGCAATCACCGCCGGCCGCTTGTCGGCGACCCCGGCGCCGATCGGCATGGTGAGCCGGGAAAGCGCGGTTTCGCTCAGGCCTTCCCTGCGTGCGTGGTTGAAAAACGTGGCGCGCTTGGTTTTCGAGCCGATCATGCCGCAATAGGCAAGATCGTCCCGTTTCAGCGCTTCCGTGGCGATCAGGAAATCGAGCGCATGGTCATGGGTGAGGATGACGGCGGCGCTGCCGGCCGGCATGCGCGCGACCTCGGCCTCCGGCATTGGCGACAGACGGAGTTCCACGGTTTCGGGAAGCGGACCATCCATGTCCGGGCGGGTCTCGATCACGCTCGTCTTGAAGGGAAGCGGCGCCAGCGCCGCCGCCAGAGCCGCGCCCACGTGACCGCCGCCGAAAATATAGACCGAGGGATAGGATGCCGCTTTTTCCGCAAGCGAGGTCAGCAGACTCTCGACCGTTCCGTCATCCGTTATCTCGAAGGCAAGAACCGCGCGCCCGCCGCAGCACTGGCCGATTTCTGGGCCGAGCGCAATATCGAGCCGCAGCGGTGCGTCATGCCCTTTCAGCAGACGCCGGGCATGGTCGATCGCGATATATTCGAGCTGGCCGCCGCCGATCGTCCCGCAGGTCCGGTTTGCGGACACGGCCATCACCGCGCCTTCCTCGCGCGGCGTCGAGCCCCTGATCTCGGCCACCGTGACAATGAAAGAGGCCGGATGGTCTTCGAGGAAACGCCGGAATGTCGCGATCTCGCTCATGGCCTTACGCCTTTTTCATCCGCTCCACCGCCATCAGCACGCGTTCGGGCGTTGCCGGCGCGTCGAGCTTCGGGCAGACGCGGTAGTCGGCAACGCTGGCAACGGCCATGGAGATCGCCTCCAGCGCCGAGATTGCCAGCATGAAGGGCGGCTCGCCGACGGCCTTGGAGCGGCCGATGGTCGGCTCCATGTTTTCGGAAAAATCGGCAAGCTTGACATTGAAGATCTTCGGCCGGTCGGAGGCAAGCGGGATCTTGTAGGTGGACGGGGCATGGGTGCGAAGCCGCCCCTTGTCGTCCCACCACAATTCCTCGGTCGTCAGCCAGCCGAGCCCCTGCACGAAGCCGCCCTCGATCTGGCCGATATCGATGGCCGGATTGAGCGAGCGCCCGACATCGTGGAGAATATCGGTGCGGTCGAACATGTATTCGCCGGTCAGCGTGTCGATCGAGACTTCCGTGCAGGCCGCGCCATAGGCGAAATAGTAAAACGGCCTGCCGCGACCCGCCGCGCGGGCCCAGTGGATCTTCGGCGTCTTGTAAAAACCTGCGGCCGAAAGCTGGATGCGGGCGAAATAGGCGGCCTTGATCAGATCGGGGAAAGGAATTTCCTCCGTTCCCACGCGAACGCGATTTGGCAGAAATTCCACCTCTTCAGGCGTGACCTTCCAGTTCTCCGCGGCAAAGGCGACGAGCCGGTCGCGGATCTGCATCGCGCCGTTATAGGCGGCCATGCCGTTGAGGTCGGAACCCGAGGAGGCGGCCGTGGCAGACGTGTTCGGCACCTTGCCAGTGGTCGTCGCGGTGATCTTCACCCGTTCGAGGTCGATCTGGAAGACGTCGGCGACCACCTGCGCGACCTTGATGTAAAGCCCCTGGCCCATCTCCGTGCCGCCATGGTTGAGCTGCACCGAACCGTCCTGATAGACATGGACGAGCGCGCCGGCCTGGTTGAAGGCGGTCATGGTGAAGGAAATGCCGAAT from Martelella sp. AD-3 encodes the following:
- the xdhC gene encoding xanthine dehydrogenase accessory protein XdhC, whose product is MATFRRFLEDHPASFIVTVAEIRGSTPREEGAVMAVSANRTCGTIGGGQLEYIAIDHARRLLKGHDAPLRLDIALGPEIGQCCGGRAVLAFEITDDGTVESLLTSLAEKAASYPSVYIFGGGHVGAALAAALAPLPFKTSVIETRPDMDGPLPETVELRLSPMPEAEVARMPAGSAAVILTHDHALDFLIATEALKRDDLAYCGMIGSKTKRATFFNHARREGLSETALSRLTMPIGAGVADKRPAVIAALVASELIHVISAAKAGTLPAERAKT
- a CDS encoding urate hydroxylase PuuD, whose translation is MFELAIIWEWAQFTVRWLHVITAIAWIGSSFYFIALDLGLVARPGLPEGVSGEEWQVHGGGFYNIQKYMVAPAHMPEHLIWFKWESYFTWMSGFLMLALVYYGGADLFLVNRSVLDVSAPVAILISLASLSIGWLFYHYLCKSPLGKHTIGLMLLLYVLLVFMAWGYSHLFTGRAAFLHMGAFTATIMTANVFFVIIPNQKIVVADLKAGKTPDPKLGKEAKQRSLHNNYLTLPVIFFMLSNHYPLAFATTYSWIIASLVFLMGVTIRHYFNTVHARKGEPNWTWLLTAIIFIVIMWLSTSPQFFKSENSDMAVAPAFEKFAEDAHFAAAKEVVSTRCSMCHMAEPVYEGIHRPPLNVRFETDAEIAARANQIYLQAGRSHAMPPGNVTSMTDDERQKLVAWYRSSTSGKKAE
- the guaD gene encoding guanine deaminase encodes the protein MTPPRILRGRLLSFSRRPQSISDAESYVYEDDGGLLISEGRILAFGPFETVLLDAPEGAEIIDHRPKLILPGLIDTHLHFPQMQVVGSYAANLLEWLNTYTFVEEQRFSDPAHGARIAVSFFDEMIRQGTTTAVAYCSVHKASADAYFAEASKRNMLMLGGKVLMDCNAPEALTDTPQSAYDDTRAVIADWHGKARNHVVISPRFALTSSHEQMEVTGALAREFPDLHIQTHLSENTAEIERALELYPEAQDYTDIYARYDLLGAKTLLGHAIHLSERERDLLHETGAVAVHCPTSNLFLGSGLFPFRDYETRDKPVRIAVATDIGGGTSYSMLKTMDEAYKIQQLRGARLNPLESFYAMTRGNAEALTLTGRIGTLDPGSDADIVVLDARATPAMALKMEAVTTLAEELFLLQTMGDDRAIAETYVAGSPAKSALQAPLPMAGWQK